The Apium graveolens cultivar Ventura chromosome 6, ASM990537v1, whole genome shotgun sequence genome contains a region encoding:
- the LOC141666248 gene encoding uncharacterized protein LOC141666248, with amino-acid sequence MANMVQPNIPKLTSTNYGNWSIQMKVLLGSYDNWDIVESGFNEPADATAEAALPNAEKMALKESRKKEKKALYTIFQGVDESTFEKISEAKIAKDAWEILQKSFQGVEKVKKVRLQVLRGEFENIKMKTSENTGEYVTRLKMMTNEKKRNGESLDDVRVMEKLLRSLTRKFDYVVTSIEESKDLSTISIDELVGSLQAHEQRMNQYDDTSHLEKALQSKVSIGESSSSSSSGRGRGGFRGGYRGGRGRGRQSFNRSQNTEGYRPSGRGQNFGGRGRGGFQRGDKSQFQCYNCNKFGHFSYECRSPKVEERSHFAAAKEDKDVGTAMFLTYKGDEESKKNVWYLDSGASNHMTGHKDLFTEIDETISGEVTFGDSSKIPVKGKGTITIVLKTGEKKFINDVYHIPALKSNIISLGQLVEKGYYIQMQDNSLVIRNQDRELIADVEMSKNRLFTLDMQTKAQKCLKSVIKNDSWL; translated from the coding sequence ATGGCGAATATGGTGCAACCAAATATTCCAAAATTGACGTCCACAAATTACGGGAATTGGAGTATCCAAATGAAGGTGTTACTCGGTTCCTACGACAATTGGGATATTGTCGAAAGTGGGTTTAACGAGCCCGCAGATGCAACCGCTGAAGCAGCACTTCCAAATGCCGAGAAGATGGCGTTAAAGGAGTCCCGTAAAAAGGAAAAAAAGGCGTTGTACACAATTTTTCAAGGTGTTGATGAATCTACCTTTGAAAAAATTTCAGAAGCAAAAATAGCAAAAGATGCGTGGGAGATTTTGCAGAAATCATTCCAAGGCGTGGAGAAAGTAAAAAAGGTGCGGCTCCAAGTTCTACGCGGGGAGTTCGAAAATATAAAAATGAAGACCTCAGAAAATACTGGTGAATATGTTACGCGTTTGAAAATGATGACAAATGAGAAGAAGAGAAACGGAGAAAGTCTCGATGATGTTCGGGTCATGGAAAAATTACTCCGCTCATTGACAAGAAAATTTGACTATGTCGTTACTTCTATCGAGGAGTCAAAAGATTTGTCCACAATTTCTATTGATGAGCTAGTTGGTTCACTTCAAGCCCATGAGCAGCGgatgaaccagtatgatgatACAAGCCATTTAGAAAAGGCATTGCAAAGTAAGGTGTCCATTGGTGAAAGTTCAAGCAGTAGCAGTTCTGGTCGTGGAAGAGGTGGCTTTAGAGGTGGCTACCGTGGTGGAAGAGGACGTGGAAGACAGTCCTTCAACAGAAGCCAGAACACTGAAGGTTATCGTCCATCTGGACGTGGTCAGAATTTTGGAGGTCGAGGACGAGGAGGATTTCAACGAGGTGACAAGTCTCAATTTCAGTGCTATAATTGCAATAAATTTGGCCATTTCAGTTATGAATGTAGATCACCGAaagtggaagaaagaagtcattttGCAGCAGCAAAAGAAGATAAAGATGTTGGCACTGCTATGTTCCTCACTTATAAAGGAGACGAGGAGAGCAAGAAaaatgtttggtatcttgactcTGGTGCGAGCAACCACATGACAGGCCACAAGGATTTATTTACGGAGATAGATGAGACCATCAGCGGAGAAGTTACGTTTGGTGATTCATCGAAGATTCCAGTCAAAGGCAAAGGTACAATTACGATTGTATTGAAGACTGGTGAGAAAAAGTTTATTAATGATGTTTACCATATACCTGCTTTGAAAAGTAACATCATCAGTCTTGGCCAACTTGTGGAGAAAGGATATTATATACAGATGCAGGATAATTCTCTCGTCATCAGGAATCAGGATCGAGAATTAATTGCAGatgtggagatgtcaaagaatcgTTTGTTTACACTTGATATGCAGACGAAGGCGCAGAAATGTTTAAAGtcggtcattaaaaatgactcgtggTTGTGA
- the LOC141666249 gene encoding uncharacterized protein LOC141666249, translated as MALEKIHGDLCGLITPITPRGNIYIFVLIDDYTRIMWTYLLKDKSEALSAFKSFYALFENSQDRKIMTLRMDNGGEFTSKKFSRYCEESGIVRHYSASYSPQQNGVVERRNRTLVEMSRSLLKERNVPNYIWGEAVRHSTYLINRLPTRVVTGIVPYEAWKKTIYGTFASVRGEPEGDTPSTTESLTSPGSEDEAQNFRSISKNYAETEPTELEDEELFLMGVDELANYTQAEKQSEWKKAIQVEMEAVEKNDTWELTELPQGDMGFALVYSRNSNNEVKIGYSDNDLAGPLEDRESIRGGGFQFASLNVGHLKKIELADVLRIKKNGCALCYRLRTLESSCTLHLRACDHLPSYLVGYPNLGDRDVSEIWGEPWLDLRRKSREIVLVKCYPDTGRCTIPEVLRL; from the exons ATGGCCCTCGAAAAAATTCATGGTGACCTCTGCGGTCTTATAACACCCATTACTCCTCGAGGtaacatatatatatttgtgttgaTTGATGACTATACTCGTATTATGTGGACTTACCTCTTGAAGGATAAGAGCGAAGCTCTCAGTGCTTTTAAAAGCTTTTATGCCCTGTTTGAAAACAGTCAAGACAGAAAGATCATGACACTCAGGATGGACAATGGTGGCGAATTCACATCCAAGAAATTTTCCCGATACTGTGAAGAATCTGGGATTGTACGACATTACTCGGCTTCTTActcacctcaacaaaatggggtggtTGAAAGACGCAACAGAACACTAGTGGAAATGTCTCGAAGTCTCTTAAAGGAAAGAAATGTGCCAAATTATATTTGGGGGGAAGCTGTTAGACATTCCACATATCTAATCAATAGACTGCCCACCCGTGTAGTGACAGGAATTGTGCCATATGAGGCTTGGAAAAAAACCATATATGGAACATTTGCTAGTGTTCG AGGTGAACCGGAGGGGGATACACCAAGCACCACCGAATCTCTAACGAGTCCTGGATCTGAGGATGAGGCCCAAAATTTCAGGTCTATTTCTAAAAATTATGCTGAAACTGAACCAACTGAATTAGAGGATGAAGAATTGTTCTTGATGGGAGTAGATGAATTAGCAAACTACACTCAAGCGGAAAAACAGAGTGAGTGGAAGAAAGCAATTCAAGTtgagatggaagctgttgagaaAAACGACACTTGGGAATTAACGGAACTGCCACAAG GGGACATGGGATTTGCGCTGGTGTACTCAAGAAATAGCAATAATGAAGTGAAAATTGGTTACTCGGATAACGACCTTGCAGGACCCCTAGAGGACAGGGAAAGTATCAGAG GGGGTGGGTTCCAATTTGCTAGTTTGAATGTAGgacatttaaaaaaaattgaattggCCGATGTATTGCGAATAAAGAAAAATGGCTGTGCCTT GTGTTATCGTTTGAGAACTTTAGAGTCATCCTGCACATTGCACCTAAGAGCTTGCGATCATCTGCCCTcctatctggtgggttatcctaaTTTGGGGGACAGGGATGTGTCTGaaatttggggtgaaccgtggctagACCTACgtcgtaaatcaagggagatagttTTAGTGAAGTGTTATCCTGACACAGGGAGATGCACTATTCCTGAAGTTCTACGATTATGA
- the LOC141666250 gene encoding uncharacterized protein LOC141666250 produces the protein MKLCRMKVKYGWTDKSFTDLLKLMRGILPPNNELPNSMYEAKKILCPMGMDVKKIHARPNDSILFRNDNEDLHVCPKCGASRYKPDGNNSAEEKKKRPPAKVVWYLPIVERFKCLYANVKDAKYLRWHAEWRKSDGMLRHPSDSPQWRSIDGMFPEFGAERKYIMLYVLISGPKEPGNNIDVYLQPLIEDLKLLWDEGTLLNLPGKTKDGIKARLDMQEMGIRKELAPQVSTKRSYLPSACNTLSRKEKISFCKYLSSVKAPHGYSSNIKKLVSMKDLKLVGLKSHDCHVLLQQLLPIAIQGILPKHVRFVITKLCLFFNTICSKVIDPDSLDKLQVDIISRYRPEGSIVEAYYVEEVIEFYTDYLASTDPIGIPRSRHEGRLQGHGTLGLKMISPGAEILDRAHLFVLQHMTEVNAYLEEPYGPGVLVRSYESYDVNGYTFYTKYQDRKSAMQNSGVCVGVSSTEIDRNANNQSRDVKIHIMGLLNISGLDYKEFKIALFKCKWFNIRRGVRVDELGFTLVDFSRFGHEDDPFILATQVKQVFYIEDRVDSKYSIVVQGKRRILGIDDVVDEDEYNQFNENPPFSTELPTSYEDENFNSHYIRKGGYDEKRIEWQKEDPIAHLSQSECIDPSILSNDCTGRGFDWIRARLKKKEGEGYFFPKASTKEVFEKMVLEQVAWHDKIYEGSWSPHGHDDILTRALEKKEHGGHVRGVGGGACIRDVFGSGKNMQNSRTIS, from the exons ATGAAGTTGTGTAGAATGAAAGTAAAATATGGGTGGACTGATAAGAGTTTTACAGACCTATTAAAACTTATGAGAGGCATACTTCCTCCAAATAATGAGCTCCCAAATTCTATGTACGAGGCTAAGAAGATACTATGTCCAATGGGAATGGATGTGAAAAAGATACATGCACGTCCAAATGACTCTATTTTGTTTCGAAATGACAATGAAGATTTACACGTATGTCCTAAGTGTGGAGCATCTCGGTATAAGCCAGATGGTAATAATTCAGCagaagagaaaaagaaaaggCCTCCTGCTAAAGTGGTTTGGTATCTACCTATTGTGGAACGTTTCAAATGCCTTTATGCGAATGTAAAAGATGCTAAATATTTAAGATGGCATGCAGAATGGAGAAAGTCAGATGGGATGCTTAGACATCCAAGTGACTCTCCACAATGGAGGAGCATTGATGGAATGTTTCCAGAATTTGGTGCTGAG CGCAAATATATAATGTTATATGTGCTAATATCTGGACCTAAAGAGCCCGGAAATAACATAGATGTTTATCTTCAGCCGCTTATTGAAGATTTGAAATTATTATGGGACGAAG GAACATTGTTGAATTTACCTGGAAAAACAAAGGATGGGATCAAGGCTAGACTAGACATGCAAGAAATGGGAATTCGAAAAGAGTTAGCGCCACAAGTGTCTACAAAGCGTTCATATCTACCTTCGGCGTGTAATACTTTATCTAGGAAAGAGAAAATTAGCTTTTGTAAATATTTATCTAGTGTGAAAGCTCCGCATGGATATTCTTCAAATATTAAAAAGCTGGTATCAATGAAAGATTTGAAACTTGTGGGTTTGAAGTCACATGATTGTCACGTGTTATTGCAACAATTGCTACCAATTGCAATTCAAGGAATACTACCGAAGCATGTCAGATTTGTAATTACGAAGCTTTGTTTGTTCTTTAACACTATATGCAGTAAAGTGATTGATCCTGATTCGTTGGATAAATTACAAGTTGACATTATT AGTCGATATCGACCTGAAGGTAGTATAGTTGAAGCATATTATGTGGAGGAGGTAATTGAATTTTACACGGATTATTTAGCAAGTACGGATCCCATTGGGATTCCAAGATCTCGACATGAGGGTAGACTTCAAGGTCATGGTACATTGGGCCTAAAAATGATCTCTCCGGGTGCTGAAATACTTGATAGAGCTCATCTATTTGTACTACAACACATGACAGAAGTAAATGCCTACTTGGAGGAAC CCTATGGACCTGGAGTTCTTGTGAGGTCATATGAAAGTTATGATGTTAATGGATACACATTCTATACCAAATATCAAGATCGAAAAAGCGCTATGCAGAATAGCGGAGTGTGTGTAGGAGTGTCGTCGACAGAAATTGATAGAAATGCTAACAATCAATCACGAGATGTAAAAATTCATATTATGGGGTTATTGAACATATCTGGGCTTGATTATAAAGAATTTAAAATCGCTTTATTTAAATGTAAGTGGTTTAATATTCGGCGTGGTGTTCGAGTGGATGAGTTAGGTTTCACTTTGGTGGACTTTAGTCGCTTTGGTCATGAAGATGACCCATTCATACTTGCCACACAAGTGAAACAAGTTTTTTACATTGAAGACCGTGTTGACTCTAAATATTCGATTGTTGTTCAAGGTAAGAGACGAATTCTCGGTATTGATGATGTTGTAGATGAAGATGAATACAACCAATTTAATGAGAATCCCCCTTTCTCTACCGAGCTGCCAACCTCATACGAGGACGAGAATTTTAATTCACATTACATTC GAAAGGGTGGCTATGATGAAAAGAGGATTGAATGGCAAAAAGAGGACCCTATTGCTCATTTGTCTCAGTCTGAATGCATTGATCCGTCTATATTATCTAATGATTGTACTGGTCGTGGTTTTGATTGGATTAGAGCACGACTTAAGAAGAAGGAGGGAGAAGGTTATTTTTTCCCTAAAGCTTCCACCAAGGAAGTGTTTGAAAAAATG GTATTGGAACAGGTAGCCTGGCATGATAAAATATATGAAGGGTCATGGAGTCCACACGGTCATGATGATATTTTGACACGTGCACTTGAAAAAAAGGAGCATGGTGGACACGTTAGAGGGGTTGGAGGAGGGGCTTGCATTCGCGATGTGTTTGGATCAGGAAAAAATATGCAAAATAGCAGGACTATCTCTTAG